The genomic stretch GCCATGAATACGTGGGCGAAGTGGTCGGTATCGGCCAAGAAGTGCGTGGTTTTGCCATCGGTGACCGAGTTTCTGGCGAAGGCCACATCACGTGTGGTCACTGCCGTAACTGCCGTGGTGGCCGCACGCATTTGTGCCGCAATACCATCGGTGTTGGCGTTAACCGCACAGGCGCGTTTGCTGAATACTTGGTGATTCCAGCGTTCAACGCATTCAAAATCCCAGATGGCATTTCTGACGATCTCGCGTCCATCTTCGACCCATTTGGTAACGCAGTGCACACCGCGCTGTCGTTTGATCTCGTGGGTGAAGATGTGCTGATCACTGGCGCAGGCCCAATCGGCATTATGGCCGCCGCTGTGGCGAAGCACGTTGGTGCGCGTCACGTAGTGATCACCGATGTGAACGAATACCGCTTGGATCTTGCGCGTAAAATGGGCGTGACTCGCGCGGTGAACGTTGCCGAGCAGAAGCTCGATGATGTGATGGCTGAGCTGGGCATGACAGAAGGCTTCGATGTGGGCCTAGAGATGTCGGGCAACCCATCGGCGTTTAACTCAATGCTGAAAACCATGAACCACGGCGGCCGCATTGCACTGTTGGGTATTCCACCCTCAGACATGGGCATCGACTGGAACCAAGTGATCTTCAAAGGCTTAGTGATCAAAGGGATCTACGGTCGTGAGATGTTCGAAACTTGGTATAAGATGGCGAGCCTGATCCAATCTGGCCTCGATTTAACGCCAATTATCACCCATCACTTCAAAGTAGACGATTTCCAAAAAGGCTTCGACGCTATGCGTAGCGGGGCTTCCGGCAAAGTCATCCTCGATTGGGAATAAAAAACAAAGCGCTCCGAAAGGGGCGCTTTTTGCATTGGATACTACTGTAAGCATAAACAGTGAAATGGAAAATAAAGCCCCATTTAGCCCTAGAAAAAGCCCTAATTTAGCCCTAAAGGCATTTTCACCACGCCCCAAAGCACTCACTTTTAGCCCTAAACTCCTCATAGGCTTTGGTATATGGTGAGGGTAGATTATTGCCCGTTGAGCGAGGTTATAAGTACTTATCTTTACAGATATTGCAGACATAACGCCTTGTTATGCGATTGTTGGACCTTAATATTCAACCTTCTGAAGGCGACGTTCAGCCAAATCCTTGTAAAAACTATCCCCGTCACCGGATTCCTTGATAATTAAGTTCAACCATTCGCGAGTCTTTGCCCAGTCTTTATTGCTCCAATATGCCTGTGCAATTTGGTATCTGAATGCTTGAAGCGTTGATGCCGTTGGATGTTCCTTTTCAAAAGATGCAAAAGTCTCAAGAAGTTGGGGCATATATTTTCCGAACGCAGACTTAACGCCATGTTTATCACCATATCTTCCTGGATCTTCCCAACCCAGAAGCGTTCGAAGTTTATCTTGGTAGGCTATGCGCGATGCTGTCGATTTGGGAAACTCAGAAATAACTTTGTCATACCACTTTATTGCAGTCTCAACATTTGGAATCCAACTGGAATCAATAGTGAACTTACTATCTTTTCCTCTGGACCAAAAATCCCCATGCCGGAGATATGATAAAGCGATAGCGTTTTCGACAGATTCCTTCGTTGATTCACCAACAATTTCTGCGAGTTCACTAATCCTGTCTTTTACGGTTTTCGCTTGAGTGGAGTTCGGGTACTTTTTAACAAGATTACGCCATGAATCAAGCGCGACTGAAACCTTATTTTCATCAAATGCAATGCTGCCCAGCAAATAGTAGGCTTGTGCTTTGTCGGAATCGGCTGACTTACTGAAAACCACCTCAATCAGCTCGGACTTTGCTTCCTGTGTTAATCCATGCTGATTTAGCATACCCGCCTTTTCGACTGATGCCGCAATAGACACTGGCGTTGCTATCAATGCCGCAGCCATTGAAATAGCTAATAGCTTAACTTTCATCTTTCACTCCTTCGTTTTTTTGGTTTTACGCCGCTTAAGGTGAGCAACGCAATACCGATACCGCCGCATACCACCTTAAACACTAAATCCAACGCATAGTAAAAATGCCACGCGTTGCGAATTACTCTTCAGCAGTTTATTAGCAATATCAACCTACACACTTCGCTGCTGGTTCAGCAATAAACAAATATAATGCAGGAGTCACCAGCATAAACAACGCGGACGCTAGTCTGCTCTTTACCAAACTCACTTCTTCCCCAAACCCATTGTTAGCGATATATCTAACTAGCTCAGAAAGCATTACGTAACACAATACAATGATACTTGTAAGAAAAGATCCTAGTGCATAATCAAAATTACCGAAAAGCAACATTAAAATAGTGAAGCCTAATATCATTCCGTATGATGGAGCGCAAAATGCTGTTAAAAAGGATAACAATGGATTCACAAGTTTTTTAAATAGAAACTCTTTAATTACATTGTCATTGGAAGTTTTGTGACCAAATACCAACATAATTAGAGAAGCCATCATAATCGCATTTATTAAAAGAAAAGATATTGTTCTTATAGCAATATTCTCACTAAATATTGCGGTAGCTTCTTCTTCGAACTTACCTCCGATCATGTACGCTAAGAGCAACACACATATAGACAACACAACGAACGGAATTACCTCAACAAAGAAGTTTTTCAGCCTTTTATTCATACAGGTTTTCCATATTGCTAACGCCGCATCAGGGTGTGAGCAACGCAACCACCTAATCTTAACCATATCACCGTAAACACAAAACCCAACGAAGGAATGAAAAATGTCAAGCGTTGGGAATCACTCTTAAATGCTTTGTTATAAACATGGCTATGCTGTTTTTATTACTTCTGCAATTTCCTCGGCAATTTCTTCTACAGTGTGCATGGCAGTATTTCGCCCTAATTTATCAGCCAATGATGGGCTATAATCAATGACTTCTTGTTTAGAAATATTGTGCCAGATAGGAAGCAATACTTGCTCTTGGGTAACTGATTTAGTTACAAGACCATCTAGCTCATAATTTGTCCAGCCTTTACTTAGGAATGATTTAGATAAAACTACAACGCCAAATTTGCTTTTTGCTAAACCAGAGTCTATTTTCCGTCTTAAGCTATCACCTATTTTTAATTCATATTCGTCATACCAAACCTGTAAGCCCTTTTCTTTTAACGCATTTGCTAGAGGACGGACTACATCATCTTTATCTTCTGATGCATGAGAAATGAAAACATCAAACTCACGATGAACTTCCTCATTTGGAAAGTTGGGATCTGGCTCATCACGGCGAACTAGGCTTGGGATAGAGGCCAAGCTTGCTTCTTGTGCAACAGGCAACGCACTAGGAAGAACTCTAACAGCCGACCTAACTTGTCCTCTTAAGCCTGCCATATCGACTGTAACGTGCCATTGACCTGAGCTTGGAACTGTAAGCCTGAAAGGTGATTGTTTAACTAAACCGCCGTAGTATTGATGCCTACGACCGTTTTTATATGATTGAAAATTTGAATTATTCATCAGCCGCACATTTGCAGCGCTTCCTTGCAAAGTGACCTCAATAACATCACCACTTGATAAACGATCAAATTTATAATGAGTAAAATTCATGAATAATCCTTCATTGTTGAATAATGCTTATAACGCCCGCCAAAGGGGGTGGCAACGCACAACACTAAGCTCAAAAATAACAACTGCAACCACCGCGGTTCAATGGGACTGGAAACGCCATGCGTTGACAGTCCCTCTTGAGGCGTTTGTTAAGTGCCTTTTCGCGCTGGCTTATAACTCTTTTTGGCATTTTCTATAAAGTTTTGCCCGTCAATCACTTTTTTAACTACAAGATCTATAAATGTATCTGAGTAGTAGTGAATCTCTGGATTACAATTTTTGTGATGATACTCGTTATTCGCATTCTTTATTTTTAGTTTGTCGACTATTGCCCTGAAACAATGTTGGTTAATAGTAGGCTTCCCTGATTTTTTACATCTCGCAACTAAGAATGTAGTCAATGCCTCCTCGGAACATTGCTCTTTAAGCCTATCATTAAGCTTCTTAATTGCTGTATTTTCCAAGTAAGGGTGAGATTTTTCTCGATCGATTGGCTTATGTATAATTAGAGCTTTCTTTAACCCTTCCATACCATCTTCTGCTTTGGCTAAAGTTATCGGCTGCCCATCAACATCTCCATCCTTAGCAAACACCAACTTCACATTTAGTGGTATGGCAAACTCAATATCATCTGTATTTTTAACATCTTCGGTCAGGCTTTCAGCCAAAGTTAATATTTCTGTTGCAACATCACCGTAATTTGTTTTAAGAACTGATACTGGAGGATATTTAAAGTCACCAACCAATGAAATCATGCCAGTATGTGATGAATTTAAAAAAGATTGTTCAGAAAACTCTTCAAATTTTGCGGAATAATTCAAAACCCCAGATTGAAATAGCCTCGAAGCAATTCCCTGAATTTCAGGCATTAGTAGGTGTACAGCTTGATCTCTGAAGAATACTATTTTCTCTAAGTTTGCTTTTACCTTATTTCCTTCAGGAAATATTAGGTTGATGGCTTCTCGTAATGAAATGGTTTCTTTAATACCGTTTCTCTTGAGCTTTTTGAATATAGTGTTTTCACCATCTTTTTCAATGATCATGGCTTTTAGGAGTTGCTCCCAAGCTGTGCAAAAACACATAACAAAACCGTCCATACGATTTTCGAGTGACGGTCTGTTATATAGCTCCAGAGCCAGAAGCATGTTATCACGGGATTTACGAAGCAGAGCTTTGGCAAGTTTAGATTTACAATTGTGCCCCAATCCACGACGGTGCTTACTTTGTGATAATTTCTTGGAGAACTCAATTAAAGACAAGTTAAGTGAGTTAGATGCTTCGTACGAACCTAAAGTTACTTCGCTTAAAAAGTCTGAAAGCTGCCCTTTATTGAAATATGTCTTAAATGTTGATTCCTTCCAACCAGTAGCGCTTATCAGTTCGTCTTTCGTAAAGCTTTTACTAGTTCTCTCCTTTTCTTGTAAAAAACAGAGAAATCGTTCGTGGCTTTTATTAACTTTCATAATTATTTTGCCTATAACTCAACTCAAAACTTAGCGATTCTTAATGGAACACTCTGTCACTTAACTACCACTAACCAACACTAACATTCTAACCCTTGCCCCACGCGGCTTATACTGTACAACGACTTCTATCGCACATTGAGCAACTTGTATCACAAAAACTAATGATATAAGCATCATGTTGTGTCTTCTGCTTACATTATTGAGCATTACAATGGGAAGCAAAGGCGGAACGGGGTGTTTGGGGCAGGAAAAAGGCCGCTAAAAAAGCGGCCTGAATGAGTTTAGCGGTGCTTGTTAACTTGCTTACACAACCTTTCGCTGA from Vibrio navarrensis encodes the following:
- the tdh gene encoding L-threonine 3-dehydrogenase, which encodes MKIKALSKLKPEEGIWMTEVDKPELGHNDLLIRIKKTAICGTDVHIYNWDEWSQKTIPVPMVVGHEYVGEVVGIGQEVRGFAIGDRVSGEGHITCGHCRNCRGGRTHLCRNTIGVGVNRTGAFAEYLVIPAFNAFKIPDGISDDLASIFDPFGNAVHTALSFDLVGEDVLITGAGPIGIMAAAVAKHVGARHVVITDVNEYRLDLARKMGVTRAVNVAEQKLDDVMAELGMTEGFDVGLEMSGNPSAFNSMLKTMNHGGRIALLGIPPSDMGIDWNQVIFKGLVIKGIYGREMFETWYKMASLIQSGLDLTPIITHHFKVDDFQKGFDAMRSGASGKVILDWE
- a CDS encoding tetratricopeptide repeat protein; the protein is MKVKLLAISMAAALIATPVSIAASVEKAGMLNQHGLTQEAKSELIEVVFSKSADSDKAQAYYLLGSIAFDENKVSVALDSWRNLVKKYPNSTQAKTVKDRISELAEIVGESTKESVENAIALSYLRHGDFWSRGKDSKFTIDSSWIPNVETAIKWYDKVISEFPKSTASRIAYQDKLRTLLGWEDPGRYGDKHGVKSAFGKYMPQLLETFASFEKEHPTASTLQAFRYQIAQAYWSNKDWAKTREWLNLIIKESGDGDSFYKDLAERRLQKVEY
- a CDS encoding DUF1883 domain-containing protein, whose translation is MNFTHYKFDRLSSGDVIEVTLQGSAANVRLMNNSNFQSYKNGRRHQYYGGLVKQSPFRLTVPSSGQWHVTVDMAGLRGQVRSAVRVLPSALPVAQEASLASIPSLVRRDEPDPNFPNEEVHREFDVFISHASEDKDDVVRPLANALKEKGLQVWYDEYELKIGDSLRRKIDSGLAKSKFGVVVLSKSFLSKGWTNYELDGLVTKSVTQEQVLLPIWHNISKQEVIDYSPSLADKLGRNTAMHTVEEIAEEIAEVIKTA
- a CDS encoding DUF3644 domain-containing protein encodes the protein MKVNKSHERFLCFLQEKERTSKSFTKDELISATGWKESTFKTYFNKGQLSDFLSEVTLGSYEASNSLNLSLIEFSKKLSQSKHRRGLGHNCKSKLAKALLRKSRDNMLLALELYNRPSLENRMDGFVMCFCTAWEQLLKAMIIEKDGENTIFKKLKRNGIKETISLREAINLIFPEGNKVKANLEKIVFFRDQAVHLLMPEIQGIASRLFQSGVLNYSAKFEEFSEQSFLNSSHTGMISLVGDFKYPPVSVLKTNYGDVATEILTLAESLTEDVKNTDDIEFAIPLNVKLVFAKDGDVDGQPITLAKAEDGMEGLKKALIIHKPIDREKSHPYLENTAIKKLNDRLKEQCSEEALTTFLVARCKKSGKPTINQHCFRAIVDKLKIKNANNEYHHKNCNPEIHYYSDTFIDLVVKKVIDGQNFIENAKKSYKPARKGT